The segment aaaacaacgatGACATCAGTGCAATGCCCACGGACAGTTAAAGATCATGGCAGTCTACTAAAATTATAAAGTGAAGAGTCGTGTACGTGACGTTAAAAGGAGGTAAATACTGAAGGTAATACAGACATAAATGATGTACAGTTAAGGTGAATGAAGAACATATGCACAGGACCAGGTAGCAGCAGAtgaggaaatatatatatatgcagcaGATTAATGTATATACAgttacacttaagtattgcatttTACTTATTGCCTACTGATGCCTGATTTTGACTCTCGCTGCTGTAATATCGCAAATTTCCCCTCCTAAcaaaggattatcttattttattttaaggatTATTTtaaggattatcttattttatctcatACCAGCCCACGTGCCTCTGACGTCACAGGGCCGCTGCTCGCCCGCTCTCGCGTCACCACGTGAGCTCTCGCGGTGTTAGCTCCGACATTAGCCACGGTCGCAGGCTGCAgaccgagcagcagcagcagcagcagagactgagGCCTCCGGTTCCTCCGGTTCACGAGCTCAACCTCAGGGTGTTTGTGCACAAAACTCTCGGTAAGAATCCGGCGACGGCAGCGCGCTCAGTTACGCACTCGCACCGGGAGCTGAGCGCGAAAGGAGCCGTCAGAAGCGCGCACCCTGGCCGCTGCTccgctcccacacacacacacacacacacacacacacaaagcgaggctcagcagcagcagctaggTGGCTAACAGAGAGCTAGCCCCGCTCAGGCAGCTAAGATGTGCTAAACAGGCGTCGTTCAGCTAGTTAGCTACGAGTGCTAGCCTCTCACAGCCGGACGTGTGTTTAATGGAATCACTGCTTGGTGAAAAGAATCGGGCATGTTCTGTTTTAACGTGGTGTTTGCTAAAAAAAGATGCTAGCTACGGTTAGCTAGTCgactcaaagtgttttttttttcagtttatcaGTTTTCACGATCTTACGTCACCGGAAAGgggcaggaggtgtgtgtggctTTGATCTCAGTTCACAGGGGTTTaggtttttgtagtttttagcAGCACACCAGGAGACCACAGACCACGCCCCCGGGtcctgacacccccccccccccccccccccccccccccccccccccccccccccccccccccccccccccccccccccccccccccccacacacacacacacacaaccacacaacgTCATCAGCTGAGCATATGGACTGTTGACAAATGTGAGTGACAGTTGTCATGGAGAAAGTCTAGCTTGCTGTCAATTGGTGGTTGAAGGTGATGTTGACCTGAAGTCTGTAAAAACAATCAAAGCTAAGTTACCTTGAAGAAGGATCGAAGAATGAACAGTTCATTCAAGTTTTCTGTTTCACTAGAAAATCATCATCAGTGATTTTCTTAAATTATATATTGTGAAAACTTTGGACTAACTTAACTGATCTTTGGGGTTTAATTTTGTTTGGGTCTAGTTTACGTATATCAAGCTCTGACACTGTCACTGCCTACAATTTATAAAGTTCTTTAATATGTAAACAAGTAATCAAATAATTGATATAATAACCGTTTAAGCTCAGATATTCGACAGATATTAGCTCGTTGCAGATAGCTACATTGTGCTATCAATGGTTTTAGGCTCCATAAATAGAAACGgaatgcttttttaaaaaataccttgaacattttttatttattaattcatttaatattaagagtagttaaaagaaaaaaaatgcatgttaACTGTGACCACACAGATAtgttgtttcactgttctttggtggatttagtttttctcattATCTTTGGTCTCTTCATTAAATCCCAGACTGACTCCATGAAGATCAGGACTCCATGGAGTCAGaccatctgctgcaggacttGTCTGTGAAGATTATTCTTAATAACTTGCTATTTGATTGGGTTAGGGGTTGTGCTGCAGAATACATACAGCACCTAAACATTTAAAGTGTCTGGTAATTGACTAAGAATATAAATCCTAACGACATTTTTGAAACACTGTCGCCATTCTACAGTTGTGATCAACTTTGTAGATctgcaaatatattttaatataagaTAATTAATTTATTAGACAGAACATACAATACACTTTCAGTCTGGCTTATTGCTAGgctattatttattaaatatttattttgcttATATTGTGTATGCATTCTAACTATAAGGAGTGAACAGGAATGAAAGCTGAAAATGTATGGGGGCCGATGATTTGATTTTCTATATTATGTTTAAGCCTTGGGgcaaatcattttaaaagattCTGGGAAACACTTTTCACTTAAAGAATTTATAAACTCTTCAAAacattctctctgtttttcaaactttttcttAATTCTTCTGAcgtctttttatttatttttgcaggtCCGACTTCATCTAATTGTTGTGACGTTTGCTTAAAAGTATCTGGAGGTTTTTTAAGAaaattgcatgtctgaaagggGCTGTATTTGAGTCTCTGAATGATTCCTCGTATATTGAGTTGAaactgttctgttgtttttgttctcttttgGTCCTCAGTGCAGGTCAGTGGATCTCTGACATGTGTCGGGCTGTGGGCTCCAGGCCTCATCACTCCAGATTATGTACCATTGTTCTGTTAGGTTGGCTCATCCTTGTTCTAAAAgcagttttctctttgtgtttgagttgCAGGCCGTTGGCGGCGTCCGACTTTTTCCTTCTGTTACAcgttttgctgtgtttttgagGTTGACGACAACATTTGGGAAATCAAGGTGGTCTTTTGCTTTATATTTCTGGATTTTTTTGCACTGGTTTTCTGGCTGTTAAGGAGGTTTCTCTCAGTCTCCTTTGTGATTCTTTGTTCATGTGAATGcaaactgcagcttcagtgAAACCCTTGTCCCTCACTTTGGATACTCTGGCTTTCTCTCTGACATTTGCTGTTGCCGTTTCCTCTCTTGAGTTTTAACCTCTTGCTGCTGTTGACGCTTCACCCAGACGTGATGCAGGCTGACACTCAGAAGAGAGGAGTTGATGTCCcttgaaaaatgattttttttaaggaGCATTGGATGAATTGCCAATCATATCTCCGCTTTGGGggatttgtctgtgttgtggttGACCTGATGACAATGTTGATCTTGTCATACTTTGTGTTGAAAGCATAGACTGTaggtaaagatggatgacacatctctAATTAAAACTGAACTTAACTGCACTTGGACATacttcagtgtgataagataagatacaattttattttttgtttggtctatGTTCCACCCACTAACATGCAGGAGGCAAGGTTTTATTTACCTATACCGCAGCCATACCCCTGGTGGCAGTAGAGTTGCTTTGGCCATACTTTTGGGGATCTGTCATGTTgaccatctttatacagtctatggttgaaaGTTGTGAGCTCCAGGGAGCTGCCTGAAATAgataagttttgttttgtttcaggtaACAAATTTCATGAGCTGAAGATTGGCTGAAATGTCAATGTTGTTTGATATTCATCCAGTACTATAATCTATAAAGTGGCAGTCAAGGATCACAGTTAAAACCTAAAAACCAGAGGATGTTGTCTGAGAGACATTGTTACCACCAGTGATGAGACGGAGGattgttcagttgtttttttatcagtgttGCACCTCTCTTCTGTTTGCTTTCTCTTCTGATCTGCTACTATCTTTGGTGCCGGCCATTAGTTGCTGATGTTGCTCTGGTTTACataatgctaatgttgctctggTTTATTACTGCTCATGTTGCTGTGGTTGATATAATGCTAATTTTGCTCTGGTTGACAGTATGCTAATGTTGCTTTGGTTTACCTGTACCCGACATTGcttttgttaaaatgttggATGATGTTGCTTCTCCTTCTCTTGTTGACAAGTTACTGCTGTTGCTCCTGTTGACATGTTGCTAATGTTTGTTGACAATGCATTGCAGATTCTGTGGTTGCTCGTGTAGTGGTGTGCTACAACCAGTTGCTGAAATGCTTTCGGCTGATTTGGTGCTGCTTAAGGATTCAAGAAGCAGCTGGATCAGTGCTGCTCAATTGTGTGGTGTTGCTGGCTTTCGGATAGGCATAGGTTGCCTGGTGGTTGTTTGGTGTTTGCAGGAGGTTGCTGGCTGTTTGCCATGTGGTTGCTGGCTGGTTGTTAAGATCATTGGAAGCATTATAGCGCCGCATGTCTTGTCCTATTTTTACTTTGCTTATTTTGTGGTCAATTTGAGTCTAGTGTCAGGTGTGTCTGCAAGATGTGGTTTTCCTGCTGTTAGTTTTGAAAGTCTTCTGTAGTTGTTAGAATTCTTGGATGTTGCAGTTTACATCACACAGCACTTAAATATTCAACACTTTGAGTTTTAATGAGAGCCAGTTATTCACACTGATGAAGCACGGGCCAACTGCTCAAAACGCCAAGCAACACCGGAAGTTAATGTAAAAGTTTACTGTCGTTCTGTTCTGTAAAAGGTTAAATCCATTCAAGATGTCTTGAACAGGAATGTTTGTTCTCTGACTTTTTCACCAGGTTTCAGTGTCCTACAGAAATCATCAGTCTGGTATACAGTGAAACTATTCACACAGCTTAGTTGCATTGGTGAGTTACAAGTTGCATGAGATTCTTGAAGGTTTACTGTTGCACGAAATATTTAAGACTCCGCCAAACATACAAGCAATATCTTTGCACTGCATGATAGAAACAGTAAAggttactttaaaaaaacaaatctacacAAATTCAAACTTTTGGGCTAATATAGAGCAACTCTTTTGAGATTGAAGGTCACTGTAATCTTCAAACAAACTAAATTGAATGATATATTTAAATCCAATATTTGCTTGTctgtttaaagttttaaaactgTTGATTCCATCTTCTGAAATGGGGTTTCAGATGATATTAGATCATCTGACAAGCACCTAGGTTGAAGCATACTGTAGACTCAAATTTCCAACATGGAAACGTTTCTTGTGCAAGTCTGACATTAGGCTGTGTAGTTTCATTGAAAGAGAGAAGGTAAAACCACAAGGTACTTCAAAGTCTACAGGAATCTAAATGACGTGTTGGAACTGTGTTGGGTTTTTATTTAAGAAACCAATCAGAATTCACTGGGATGAGTCATAAAATGTGACTTGACCCTGGTGCATGCTTGCTTCAGAAAAAGGAAATTGGTGTAGTTAGCTAGCTGGAAAACGTTTTTCAGGCTCAACAATGACAGCTACCAGCAGTTGAGAAATGTTTCAGTCTGTTTTGCAAACCCATTACCTTGTTTCAGTTGCTCATAATTTCCAATGCATAACATCGGACAGTTGAAGAAAATATACCATGTATCAGAGCAGCATCAGCTCAGCCTCAGTGTGGTGATCTGAGGTGTTTTATTCccttttatatataaatatttgactGTTAAAATCAGTGCTATTTATTCTTTCTCGTGTATTTCttttacaacattaaaaatTACGGACAGTGATGCTATTTTAATGCTTCAAATAGCTACTGTTGGGGTTTTAGCTTGATCTAATGATTTTCAAAGAGTCAGAAAAGGTTAATCAATTGTATGAAAAGCTATAGGTGGCTGGAGACTATCAATTTAGggttgttttgctgttttctgcCTATTTTGCTAAGATTTTAGCCACAAACTCTGTCCAAAAACCACTGGTTTCCAAATGTCAGGATCTAAAAATGGTTGCTCAAAGATTGATCTGTGGTTATTCTTTAGAAACTGAAATGTAAGCAATGTTGGCTAAGCTCTTATTAGCTCTCAATTTGAGTCTCATGCTAGCTTCCCaagaaaacatctggaaaccactggtctccctctttctgctcTTCATCTGACAGTAATGTTGCTTTCTCCCCAGGTTGTAGGGCTGTGGTTTAGCAGTCAGTATGGCGGTAGTCATCAGACTGCAGGGTCTGCCCATAGTGGCTGGGACCATGGACATCAGACACTTCTTCTCAGGCCTCACCATCCCTGACGGGGGAGTGCACATCGTAGGGGGTGAGCATGGCGAGGCCTTCATCGTTTTTGCCACTGATGAGGATGCTCGGCTGGGGATGATGCGTACAGGCGGGTCCATTAAAGGCTCCAAAGTGTCACTGTTGCTGAGCAGTAAGACAGAAATGCAGAATATGATTGAACTCAGTCGCCGCAGGTTTGAGGCTGGAGCAGGTGCTGTTGAAACAGCTGCACCTACAGCAGGAAATGCCAATCGGCAAGGGGGCACAGCCCCTATGCCCACAGTGCAGCCAGGGGCAGGGGGGAGAAGTGGTAGCCATGGAAACCAGGGTTTCAGTAACACCTCTGCCTCAGTGACAGCTGCAAGCTCAATACAGGAGCCACCAAGCCACAAAGTAGCAGCCAGCTTGGCTAGCATAGTGCACTGCTTCCCCAACAGTTACAGCTCAACACCTACAATCACCACAGCCCTTGCATCACTCAATGCAGGCCCCCCGCCCATCCCTCCACTTCCCAGCATGCCTTCCATGCCCCCCATGCCTACACTGCCCAGCATTCCAGTTCCACCTCCAGTGTCCTCGCTACCCCCTGTCCCTACTGTCTCCCCCATGTCACAAGGCCCTCCAATGCCTCCTATGTCTCACCTCTCCCACATGTCTTCCCTGCCTCCCTTTAACCCCTCCCTACCTCCCCCAGCAGGATTAGGCCCAGGTCTTCCTCTTGGAACCCCCAATTCAATGCTGTTTaatcctctctcccctctggcCTCTCTTGGCCTTCAGGCCCACATGAAGGCTGCAGCGGCTGTAGCCACTGGGGTAGGAATAGCTAATCCGGATGAGTTGTTTGTCCTACTGCAGAATCTCCCATTCTCCTGCTCAGAGGTGGAGGTCAGGGAATTCTTCCGGGGTCTGGGTGTGGATGGGGCTCGTCTGCTGAGGGATGGGCAAGGTCGGCCAACTGGCAGGGCTATGGTTAAGTTCTTCTCACCTCAGGACAGCTTTGAAGCAGTGAAGCGGGGAGGTGGCATGATGGGTCAAAGGTTCATTGAAATCACTCCATCCTCTGAGCGGCAGTGGGCCAGCCTCAGTGACGGTATGATGGGTCATGCTCCACATAATAGCAGCAAATCAGATCACATCAACGAATTTCACGACCACCAGCACCGTCGTGGTAATGCTGGGTCCGGAGGTAGGGATCAGCGAGGAAGGTCAAGATCTCCCCACCGGCAGGAATTCTGTGTCTACCTGAAGGGCCTTCCCTATGAGGCAGACAAGAAACAGATTAAGGAGTTCTTTAACAATTTGTCTATTGTCGAGGACAGTGTCTACATCGCCTATGGACCCAATGGGCGAGCCACAGGAGAAGGCTTCCTTGAGTTCAAAGCAGAACAGGACCACAAGACTGCTCTGGGTGCTCACATGCAGTACATGGGCACCCGCTTTATACAGGTCCAGCCAATCAGCCGGAAAGGAATGCTTGAAAAGATTGATTCCATCCGCAAACGTGAAGCAACACAGGGTGATGGCAAGAACCAGGATGGCCTGAAAGCTCCCAGGAACTGCGCCCACATCACCAACATTCCTTACAACATCTCCAAGAAGGATGTTCGTGCCTTCCTCGATGGTGTAGGGCTTTATGAGGACACCCTGAAGGTTCTGACAGATAGCCATGGCAATGGTTTAGGGCAATCCATCTTCCAGCTGCGAACTGAGGAAGACGCCCGCAAAGCTGAAAGACTGCACCGTCAAAAACTCAATGGCCGTGATGCCTTTATCCACCTAGTGACCTTTGAGCAAATGAAGGAAATCGAGAGAAATCCTCCCCCTCAGAACAAGAGGGGTCAACGCAACCAAAATC is part of the Hippoglossus hippoglossus isolate fHipHip1 chromosome 5, fHipHip1.pri, whole genome shotgun sequence genome and harbors:
- the cpne1 gene encoding copine-1 isoform X1, with protein sequence MAVVIRLQGLPIVAGTMDIRHFFSGLTIPDGGVHIVGGEHGEAFIVFATDEDARLGMMRTGGSIKGSKVSLLLSSKTEMQNMIELSRRRFEAGAGAVETAAPTAGNANRQGGTAPMPTVQPGAGGRSGSHGNQGFSNTSASVTAASSIQEPPSHKVAASLASIVHCFPNSYSSTPTITTALASLNAGPPPIPPLPSMPSMPPMPTLPSIPVPPPVSSLPPVPTVSPMSQGPPMPPMSHLSHMSSLPPFNPSLPPPAGLGPGLPLGTPNSMLFNPLSPLASLGLQAHMKAAAAVATGVGIANPDELFVLLQNLPFSCSEVEVREFFRGLGVDGARLLRDGQGRPTGRAMVKFFSPQDSFEAVKRGGGMMGQRFIEITPSSERQWASLSDGMMGHAPHNSSKSDHINEFHDHQHRRGNAGSGGRDQRGRSRSPHRQEFCVYLKGLPYEADKKQIKEFFNNLSIVEDSVYIAYGPNGRATGEGFLEFKAEQDHKTALGAHMQYMGTRFIQVQPISRKGMLEKIDSIRKREATQGDGKNQDGLKAPRNCAHITNIPYNISKKDVRAFLDGVGLYEDTLKVLTDSHGNGLGQSIFQLRTEEDARKAERLHRQKLNGRDAFIHLVTFEQMKEIERNPPPQNKRGQRNQNQQGQNQNPHQQTQPSPQQPQINPFAGISGEEFNFLRNTMGNLNNAPFVTPFSAPGNGLAGPPPLPPLTAGLGDVNLGVAPPLVAGLPGAPIMEPPGFRTGTGGGAPFSQDGLRGLVPFESANRKASGGGQNRGGGANSNQGRPGGGATGGQQVFTQGADSLRNQPAPGGSNNPNSQRGAAGPTIVKLQNMPFTVTVDEIMDFFYGYQVLQGSVCLQFSEKGLPTGEAMVAFQNHEEAAAAVMDLNDRPIGARKVKISLG